In bacterium, one genomic interval encodes:
- a CDS encoding PLP-dependent aminotransferase family protein, giving the protein MVVSSPHQVTPDKWGIAPHVLQLETSIIREILKISSQPGVISFAGGLPAPELFPLADLKRMASHVVDKYGADSFQYSLSMGITPLRQLLAKRATERGTQSSIENILVTAGAQQGIELIARTFIDPGDYVLVENPTYVGALQAFNYYQARYVTVEMDDEGMIVEQVEAMLRDFRPKLIYTVSNFQNPTGITMSESRRRALVDAAIKYNVPIVDDNPYGEIRFSGERVPTLKSYGGDEVIALRSFSKVVSPGLRLGWINGPSSVMTQFEKVKQCTDLHTSSFGQYLIYEYVSQGLLEPQIERIKADYLAKRNCMTQAMEQHFPQEVTWTKPDGGLFLWVQLPESVSAKDLLPKAIAMKVAYVYGSPFFANGGGDNCLRLNFSNATLEQIVEGIKRLGKLLSENM; this is encoded by the coding sequence ATGGTGGTCTCTTCGCCACATCAAGTAACCCCCGACAAATGGGGGATAGCACCGCATGTCTTACAGCTCGAAACCTCGATAATCCGCGAAATCCTCAAAATATCTTCACAGCCGGGCGTCATCTCTTTCGCGGGCGGCCTGCCGGCACCGGAGCTTTTTCCGCTTGCCGACTTGAAGCGCATGGCATCTCATGTTGTTGATAAGTACGGCGCTGATTCATTCCAATACTCATTGTCCATGGGGATCACCCCGCTTCGGCAACTTCTGGCCAAGCGCGCGACCGAGCGGGGGACTCAGTCGAGTATTGAAAATATCCTGGTTACTGCCGGTGCCCAACAGGGGATCGAACTGATCGCCCGGACATTCATCGATCCAGGCGACTATGTCCTGGTCGAAAATCCAACCTATGTAGGCGCATTGCAGGCTTTCAATTACTACCAGGCGCGATATGTGACAGTCGAGATGGACGACGAGGGGATGATCGTTGAACAGGTTGAGGCGATGTTGCGCGATTTCCGCCCGAAATTGATCTACACCGTCTCCAACTTTCAGAATCCAACCGGTATTACAATGTCTGAATCGCGTCGGCGTGCTCTGGTCGACGCCGCAATAAAATACAATGTGCCCATCGTCGACGATAATCCCTATGGCGAGATCCGGTTCTCCGGTGAGCGCGTCCCGACCCTCAAATCCTACGGCGGTGACGAAGTCATTGCTCTTCGATCGTTCTCCAAGGTCGTTTCTCCAGGACTTCGTCTCGGCTGGATCAACGGTCCGAGTTCGGTCATGACCCAGTTCGAAAAGGTCAAGCAGTGCACGGACCTTCACACCAGCAGTTTTGGACAGTATCTGATCTATGAGTACGTAAGTCAGGGACTGCTGGAGCCTCAGATCGAGCGGATCAAAGCTGACTATCTGGCTAAGCGAAACTGCATGACCCAGGCAATGGAGCAGCACTTCCCTCAGGAAGTCACCTGGACGAAGCCGGATGGCGGCCTCTTCCTCTGGGTACAGCTTCCTGAGTCGGTATCGGCCAAAGACCTTCTCCCAAAAGCAATCGCCATGAAGGTCGCGTATGTTTATGGTTCGCCGTTTTTTGCCAATGGCGGCGGCGATAACTGCTTGCGTTTGAACTTCTCAAATGCTACATTGGAGCAGATAGTCGAGGGTATCAAACGCCTCGGCAAATTGCTCAGTGAGAATATGTAA
- the dapF gene encoding diaminopimelate epimerase encodes MKVNFAKYQALGNSFLVVESSQARNRAAWGKFARAICNHATGVGADGLLVISSQRGADCRADVYNSDGGWAEKSGNGIRIVALHFHRKKRTKKTFAIAMGGALNQVTLVKKIAGGYQIRAEIGVPDFSAKAVPVKTRQPHLINQKLKIGRELVVATCLSVGNPHCVVPVDSFDFDWQAMGSQIEHAPIFPNRTNVEFVRVISRNKILVAEWERGAGATGSSGTGAAASVAALVMLGRIDRKCEVQFETGTLLVGWRTEDNVIELSGPVTVVATGEFETR; translated from the coding sequence ATGAAAGTCAATTTTGCCAAGTATCAGGCCCTGGGAAATAGCTTCCTGGTGGTGGAATCCTCCCAAGCTCGCAATCGCGCTGCTTGGGGAAAGTTCGCACGCGCCATCTGCAATCATGCGACCGGTGTTGGAGCCGATGGTCTGCTCGTGATCAGTAGCCAACGCGGTGCCGATTGCAGGGCTGATGTCTACAACTCCGATGGCGGATGGGCGGAGAAGTCTGGCAATGGAATTCGCATTGTTGCGCTCCATTTTCACCGGAAAAAGCGTACGAAGAAGACGTTCGCGATCGCAATGGGTGGGGCACTTAACCAGGTGACATTGGTAAAGAAGATCGCCGGCGGGTACCAGATACGAGCTGAGATAGGTGTTCCGGATTTCAGCGCCAAGGCGGTGCCGGTAAAGACCAGGCAACCTCATCTGATCAATCAGAAGCTGAAGATCGGACGCGAGCTGGTCGTTGCCACCTGTCTTTCTGTCGGCAATCCGCATTGCGTCGTACCGGTTGATAGTTTTGACTTCGACTGGCAGGCTATGGGGAGCCAGATAGAACATGCGCCGATTTTCCCGAACCGGACCAATGTCGAATTTGTCCGGGTGATTAGTCGGAACAAGATCCTGGTGGCTGAATGGGAGCGTGGTGCCGGAGCGACCGGTTCTTCGGGAACGGGTGCGGCTGCCTCAGTCGCCGCCCTGGTGATGCTCGGACGAATAGATCGAAAGTGCGAAGTGCAGTTTGAAACCGGCACACTGCTCGTAGGTTGGAGAACAGAAGACAATGTGATTGAACTGAGCGGGCCGGTAACAGTTGTGGCAACAGGCGAATTTGAAACCAGATGA
- the trpE gene encoding anthranilate synthase component I, with protein MMTLSTFKRMNKQGNVLPIAIAMPSDLETPVSVFHKLAAGKKYSFLLESIEGGEKLARYSFIGVDPFLVVEAKGKVVTLRKGKKTTQIEADPLEFMKELLSVYRPVHFEDLPRFTGGAVGYFSFDTVRWSEHLPTSKPDKIGMPEMIFGLYQTIVAFDHLKQEMILIGNVLHENGEPGLATKVHKTIRQMIRTIDSLQKFTRGPKRSPSATRSRTKCLTSRPQFESSVRKAKKYIKEGDIFQVVLSRRWQIASSAEPLEVYRQLRRTNPSPYMFLLNFDENAVIGSSPEMMVRVEQGNIETRPIAGTRPRGKDEAEDAKRIKNLLSDQKELAEHTMLLDLGRNDIGRVSRPGTVQVRERMTIEKYSHVIHIVSSVVGKLKPRTAALDGHFACFPAGTVSGAPKVRAMEIINELETTKRGIYAGSIAYVDFWGNLDSCIAIRTVVKKGKSYFVQAGAGIVADSVPRKESKETEAKARVIIEAVTGKKFK; from the coding sequence ATGATGACATTAAGCACATTTAAGCGGATGAACAAGCAGGGGAATGTCCTTCCAATCGCCATTGCGATGCCGTCCGATCTGGAGACGCCAGTCTCCGTATTCCACAAATTGGCCGCAGGGAAGAAGTATTCCTTCTTACTTGAGTCAATCGAGGGAGGGGAGAAACTCGCGCGATACTCCTTTATCGGCGTTGATCCTTTCCTGGTTGTCGAAGCCAAAGGAAAGGTGGTGACACTCCGCAAAGGGAAGAAGACTACCCAGATAGAGGCAGACCCACTGGAATTCATGAAGGAACTGCTTTCGGTATACAGACCGGTCCATTTCGAGGATCTTCCTCGATTTACCGGCGGCGCAGTCGGCTACTTCTCCTTTGATACCGTTCGTTGGAGCGAGCACTTACCGACATCCAAACCAGACAAGATCGGGATGCCGGAAATGATCTTCGGCCTCTATCAGACCATTGTAGCATTTGATCATCTGAAGCAGGAGATGATCCTGATCGGAAATGTCCTTCATGAAAATGGCGAGCCTGGGTTGGCCACAAAGGTCCACAAAACAATCAGGCAGATGATTAGGACCATTGATTCGCTTCAGAAGTTCACTCGGGGACCAAAGCGTTCTCCGTCTGCTACGCGCAGTCGAACAAAATGCTTAACTAGCCGCCCGCAGTTTGAATCGTCGGTACGCAAAGCCAAGAAGTATATCAAGGAAGGGGACATCTTCCAGGTTGTCCTCTCCCGTCGTTGGCAGATTGCATCGAGTGCAGAACCGCTGGAGGTTTATCGACAGCTCAGGCGCACGAACCCTTCACCCTATATGTTTCTGCTGAACTTTGATGAGAACGCAGTGATCGGCTCATCTCCGGAAATGATGGTGCGGGTTGAGCAGGGGAATATCGAAACGCGTCCGATTGCCGGAACTCGTCCGCGGGGGAAGGACGAAGCGGAGGATGCCAAGCGAATCAAGAACCTCTTGTCGGATCAAAAAGAATTAGCCGAGCACACGATGCTCCTGGATCTCGGTCGAAACGACATTGGGCGAGTCAGCAGACCGGGAACTGTTCAGGTGCGCGAACGGATGACCATCGAGAAATACTCGCATGTCATTCACATCGTCAGCTCGGTGGTAGGGAAACTAAAACCGCGAACCGCGGCCCTGGATGGACACTTCGCCTGTTTTCCGGCCGGCACTGTCTCCGGTGCACCAAAAGTGCGAGCGATGGAGATCATCAATGAATTGGAGACAACCAAACGCGGCATTTATGCCGGCTCCATAGCCTATGTCGATTTCTGGGGAAACCTAGATTCCTGCATTGCGATCAGAACGGTCGTAAAAAAAGGAAAGTCCTACTTCGTGCAGGCTGGTGCCGGGATTGTCGCTGACTCCGTTCCCCGGAAGGAAAGCAAAGAGACGGAAGCGAAAGCTCGGGTCATCATTGAGGCAGTTACAGGGAAGAAATTCAAATGA
- a CDS encoding aminodeoxychorismate/anthranilate synthase component II, protein MILMLDNYDSFTYNVVQYLAELGADLKVFRNDAVTVEQVQKMKPKGIVLSPGPGRPENAGVMNELIREFAGKVPIFGICLGHQAIGQVFGGKIGYAPTLMHGKTSEILHDSSVLFKKVPSPFVATRYHSLVIEPKTLPKEFNVTGWTADKVIMAIQHKQMPLYGVQFHPESILTTEGKKILGNFLRTIR, encoded by the coding sequence ATGATCTTGATGCTCGACAACTACGATTCCTTCACCTATAACGTCGTTCAGTACCTGGCCGAATTGGGTGCAGACCTTAAGGTATTTCGTAACGACGCGGTGACTGTCGAGCAGGTACAGAAGATGAAACCAAAGGGAATAGTGCTATCCCCCGGTCCGGGGAGACCGGAAAATGCTGGCGTTATGAATGAACTGATCCGAGAGTTTGCCGGGAAAGTGCCGATCTTCGGCATCTGCCTTGGACACCAGGCGATTGGGCAGGTCTTTGGTGGAAAGATCGGCTACGCGCCAACCCTGATGCATGGAAAGACTTCTGAGATCCTGCATGATAGTTCTGTGCTTTTCAAAAAAGTACCTTCGCCCTTTGTCGCGACCAGATATCACTCGCTGGTCATCGAGCCAAAGACTCTTCCCAAAGAGTTCAATGTAACCGGCTGGACCGCTGATAAAGTCATCATGGCAATTCAGCACAAACAGATGCCGCTCTACGGAGTTCAGTTTCATCCGGAGTCCATTCTGACCACTGAAGGGAAGAAGATCCTTGGTAATTTCTTGAGGACAATTCGATGA
- the trpD gene encoding anthranilate phosphoribosyltransferase → MIQEMLRKLLSGGHLAENEATLLMDQIMEGKATPAQIGGLLIALKQKGEHVQEVTGFVRSMRNHSQRVSVADPNAVDGCGTGGDGAHTFNISTAAAIVASSAGATVAKHGNRSVSSKCGSADLLEATGGAIDAPADTVKRCIDQVGFGFLFAPLFHPAMKHAAGPRKELGVRTVFNILGPMTNPAGVKRQVIGVYDPSLMHVMAEVLQRTGSTHVIIAHSRDGLDEFSISDTTEYVELHDGKITVGECTPETVGLKRMAHGAVVGGDAAWNLHILRELLDNHLESYGGAVVYNAGAMLYVAGIAGSIAEGVSAARESIADGRAKRKLQDWIAASRN, encoded by the coding sequence ATGATCCAGGAGATGCTCCGAAAATTGCTCTCCGGTGGTCATCTGGCCGAGAATGAGGCGACTCTCCTCATGGATCAGATCATGGAAGGTAAAGCAACCCCTGCCCAGATCGGCGGCCTGTTGATCGCTCTCAAACAAAAGGGTGAGCATGTGCAGGAAGTGACCGGGTTTGTTCGCTCTATGCGGAATCATAGCCAGCGCGTCTCAGTTGCCGATCCGAATGCGGTCGATGGATGCGGTACCGGTGGGGATGGCGCCCACACGTTTAATATCTCAACCGCCGCGGCGATTGTTGCGTCGTCAGCAGGCGCAACTGTCGCCAAGCATGGCAATCGGTCGGTCAGCTCCAAATGCGGTTCAGCCGATCTACTCGAGGCTACTGGCGGCGCAATTGATGCTCCAGCCGACACTGTGAAGAGATGTATCGATCAAGTTGGATTCGGTTTCCTGTTCGCCCCACTCTTTCATCCGGCGATGAAACATGCCGCCGGACCACGCAAAGAACTGGGGGTCAGGACGGTCTTCAATATACTGGGACCGATGACCAACCCGGCTGGTGTGAAAAGACAGGTGATAGGCGTTTATGACCCTTCGCTCATGCATGTTATGGCCGAAGTACTCCAGCGAACCGGATCCACTCATGTGATTATCGCTCATTCGCGCGATGGGCTCGATGAATTCTCGATCTCGGATACGACCGAATATGTGGAACTTCATGATGGCAAGATCACGGTCGGCGAGTGCACGCCTGAAACGGTCGGACTGAAGCGGATGGCCCATGGAGCAGTGGTCGGGGGAGATGCCGCCTGGAATCTCCATATCCTCAGGGAACTGCTCGACAACCATCTCGAATCGTACGGGGGAGCCGTTGTCTACAATGCCGGGGCGATGCTCTACGTTGCCGGGATAGCCGGGTCAATCGCCGAGGGTGTGTCTGCCGCACGAGAGTCCATAGCGGATGGCCGCGCCAAACGGAAACTACAGGATTGGATAGCGGCTTCGCGAAACTAA
- a CDS encoding MFS transporter, translating to MHSTQIKNTSLGHPTSHGHGVIFELRDYWKHVRLFSRNARLYLLGAFLLGINYEFFQLLLNLYLKELGFGESSIGLVNSSRAIGMSLMAIPAALLLSRIALKPVLIVAGLLFAVFSIGISSNQQLEMLILFTILSGMTFAFSRVAAGPFYMRNSSSRERTHLFSFSFGVLLIAGMVGSLSAGRLVPVMSQLAGDSILGYRYTLYIGIAVGLISLIPFAMLRPAPVSEEERRISITREQLRRRGLFYFKLSFSNFLIGLGAGLIIPFLNLYFRDKFGLSTSTIGVFYFCTILCMFAGTLSGPVLARRFGLVRTIVITQLLSIPFMLLLAYTTTLWVAFGAYVLRAGLMNIGVPVATNFGMEMSSRTEQGLVNALLMVSWTASWMVSTAIGGHLIEQYGYTLTFNITIVLYVMSTMFYFWSFKEAEKRGKEKSGWSIPEQEVA from the coding sequence ATGCACTCGACCCAGATCAAAAACACCAGCCTTGGGCACCCCACCTCGCATGGACATGGCGTGATATTCGAGTTGCGCGATTATTGGAAGCATGTCCGCCTCTTTTCGCGCAATGCCCGACTTTATCTGCTCGGTGCGTTTCTGCTCGGCATAAACTATGAGTTCTTTCAACTACTGTTGAATCTTTACCTGAAGGAACTTGGATTCGGTGAAAGCAGTATAGGACTAGTCAATTCTTCGCGGGCGATCGGTATGTCGCTGATGGCTATTCCGGCGGCCTTACTTTTGAGTCGGATCGCCCTGAAACCTGTTCTCATTGTGGCCGGGCTCCTGTTTGCCGTGTTTAGTATCGGGATATCCAGTAACCAGCAGTTGGAAATGCTGATCTTGTTTACAATCCTCAGCGGCATGACATTCGCCTTTTCACGGGTTGCGGCCGGGCCCTTTTATATGCGCAACTCGTCGTCTAGGGAGCGGACCCATCTTTTCTCATTCTCCTTCGGCGTACTACTGATCGCCGGGATGGTGGGGTCACTCTCGGCCGGTCGACTTGTTCCGGTTATGTCGCAACTGGCAGGTGACTCGATCCTTGGCTACCGATATACACTGTATATAGGCATCGCCGTCGGATTGATCTCGTTGATTCCGTTCGCTATGCTCCGCCCGGCGCCTGTTTCTGAAGAAGAACGGCGAATCAGCATCACGCGCGAGCAGCTTCGCCGCCGCGGACTCTTTTATTTCAAACTCTCGTTTTCGAATTTTCTGATCGGCCTGGGAGCGGGCCTGATCATCCCATTCTTGAATCTTTATTTTAGGGACAAGTTCGGGCTGTCAACGTCAACCATTGGCGTCTTCTATTTTTGTACGATTCTCTGCATGTTTGCCGGGACTCTCTCCGGCCCAGTGCTGGCTCGCCGTTTTGGCCTCGTCAGGACGATTGTCATCACGCAACTGCTGTCGATCCCGTTTATGCTTTTGCTGGCATATACCACCACACTCTGGGTAGCCTTTGGTGCATATGTTCTTCGAGCCGGGCTGATGAATATCGGCGTGCCGGTTGCCACCAATTTCGGGATGGAAATGTCCAGCCGGACCGAGCAGGGGCTGGTCAATGCCCTCCTGATGGTCTCCTGGACCGCCTCCTGGATGGTTTCGACCGCCATTGGGGGCCATTTGATCGAGCAATACGGCTATACGTTGACGTTTAACATCACTATCGTGCTGTATGTGATGTCGACCATGTTCTATTTCTGGTCTTTTAAAGAGGCGGAAAAGCGCGGCAAAGAAAAGTCCGGATGGTCGATCCCCGAACAGGAGGTTGCGTGA
- the trpC gene encoding indole-3-glycerol phosphate synthase TrpC, which yields MVDPRTGGCVNGILEQIADSKRIEIAELKLRLPQEKLTLPDPDTRRSLRAALSSPGKIKVIAELKKASPSRGVLVEEFDPEDLAARYRQGGAVALSVLTEHQYFHGRLEYLDIAKQTARLPVLCKDFVIDPYQFKLAAHHGADAILLIVRLLTRQTLTQFIQLAIEVGLDALVEVHSEGELEIALESSAEMIGVNSRNLQSFEVDLSIAENLSSLIPDDKVKVAESGIHTRADIDRLTAAGYDCFLIGESLMRHPDPAQLLRELIG from the coding sequence ATGGTCGATCCCCGAACAGGAGGTTGCGTGAACGGAATTCTCGAACAGATAGCTGACAGCAAAAGAATAGAGATAGCCGAACTAAAACTCCGGCTCCCGCAAGAAAAGCTGACACTGCCGGATCCCGACACGAGACGCAGTCTCCGTGCAGCGTTATCTTCACCGGGCAAGATCAAAGTGATCGCCGAGCTGAAAAAGGCGTCACCCTCACGAGGCGTTCTGGTGGAAGAGTTCGATCCCGAAGATCTTGCCGCGCGCTATCGCCAGGGAGGAGCAGTCGCACTTTCGGTACTGACTGAACACCAGTATTTCCATGGTCGCCTTGAATATCTGGATATCGCCAAGCAGACTGCTCGTCTGCCCGTCCTATGCAAGGATTTTGTGATCGATCCATACCAGTTTAAGCTGGCCGCGCATCACGGGGCGGACGCCATACTCCTGATCGTCCGTCTGCTCACACGTCAGACGTTGACTCAGTTCATTCAATTGGCGATAGAGGTTGGCCTGGATGCACTGGTCGAAGTACACTCGGAGGGGGAACTGGAAATCGCACTGGAGTCGTCTGCAGAGATGATCGGTGTCAACAGCCGCAATCTGCAGTCATTTGAGGTTGATCTCTCGATCGCCGAGAATTTGTCCTCATTGATACCTGACGACAAGGTAAAGGTGGCGGAATCAGGCATTCATACACGCGCTGATATTGATCGGCTAACTGCTGCCGGCTACGATTGTTTCTTGATCGGCGAGTCACTGATGCGTCATCCCGATCCCGCCCAACTACTCCGGGAGTTGATCGGCTGA
- a CDS encoding phosphoribosylanthranilate isomerase: MSYTQVKVCGITRPKDAQIAAQFGADMIGMIFYRGSCRHIDKQGAREIIDALPPTVERVGLFVNEPIDKLLGLADRLRLDWIQLHGQESDAVIRRIQREGFKVIKAFSIADDTDWKQIASSPADLRLLDNGTGGTGQSFDWDNCSTRKIDRLVLAGGINSQNVSSGIRKFRPLVVDVNSSVESAPGIKSKMKLEVFFKVVNRARTK, translated from the coding sequence ATGAGTTACACGCAGGTGAAAGTCTGTGGTATCACACGACCGAAGGACGCCCAGATCGCAGCGCAATTTGGCGCGGACATGATCGGCATGATTTTTTATAGGGGCTCCTGTCGGCATATCGATAAGCAAGGCGCGAGAGAGATCATCGACGCATTGCCCCCGACAGTCGAGCGAGTAGGCCTCTTCGTCAATGAACCGATCGACAAACTGCTCGGCCTAGCTGATAGACTACGGCTCGACTGGATTCAATTGCATGGGCAGGAGTCCGATGCTGTTATCCGGAGAATCCAGAGGGAAGGATTCAAAGTTATCAAGGCATTCAGCATCGCAGACGACACCGACTGGAAACAGATTGCCTCATCTCCTGCTGATCTGAGACTGTTGGACAACGGCACCGGGGGGACAGGTCAAAGTTTTGATTGGGATAATTGTTCGACACGCAAGATTGATCGTTTGGTGCTGGCGGGTGGGATCAATTCCCAGAATGTAAGCTCGGGAATTAGAAAATTCCGCCCTTTGGTCGTTGATGTTAATTCTTCGGTGGAATCTGCACCCGGCATCAAATCAAAAATGAAACTCGAAGTGTTCTTCAAAGTGGTGAACCGTGCGCGCACAAAGTAA
- the trpB gene encoding tryptophan synthase subunit beta produces MRAQSKKYSYPDTRGRFGEFGGRYVPETVIFALDELTDAYTKARKDKKFQRELADHLTAFVGRPSPLYFAERLTKEIGGPRIWFKREDLNHTGAHKINNTVGQILLAIRMGKKRIIAETGAGQHGLATATVCARFGLPCVVYMGAEDVQRQAPNVQKMRLLGAEVVPVESGSRTLKDATNQAMRDWVTNIRTTFYIIGSVVGPHPYPMMVRDFQSIIGRETKVQAKKQFGKLPDMLVACVGGGSNAIGLFYPFIDSKVKLVGVEAAGCGIKSQKHAATLTKGKPGVLHGSYSYLLYDADGQIILPHSVSAGLDYPGVGPEHSFLHDSGRVEYHSATDNEALDAFKLVSRLEGIIPALETSHALAWLIREGKTFKRNQNIVVCLSGRGDKDFPILQNLGVLP; encoded by the coding sequence GTGCGCGCACAAAGTAAGAAATACAGCTACCCGGATACACGCGGAAGATTCGGTGAGTTTGGCGGACGGTATGTCCCTGAGACAGTCATTTTTGCGCTCGATGAATTGACAGACGCATACACCAAAGCGCGCAAAGATAAGAAGTTTCAGCGTGAGCTGGCCGATCATCTGACCGCGTTTGTGGGACGTCCTTCACCACTCTATTTCGCCGAACGGCTGACCAAAGAGATCGGCGGCCCCAGGATCTGGTTCAAGCGGGAAGATCTCAATCATACCGGTGCGCATAAGATCAACAATACGGTTGGGCAAATTCTGCTCGCGATTCGAATGGGAAAGAAACGGATCATTGCCGAAACCGGAGCCGGCCAGCATGGATTGGCGACCGCCACGGTCTGTGCACGGTTTGGCTTGCCTTGTGTAGTATACATGGGCGCAGAGGATGTCCAGCGCCAGGCGCCCAATGTCCAGAAGATGCGACTGCTTGGAGCCGAAGTTGTCCCGGTCGAATCCGGCTCCAGAACACTCAAGGATGCTACTAATCAGGCGATGCGGGACTGGGTCACCAATATCCGCACCACGTTTTATATCATCGGTTCGGTGGTTGGACCGCATCCGTACCCAATGATGGTCCGAGATTTTCAGTCGATTATCGGGAGGGAAACTAAGGTTCAGGCGAAAAAGCAGTTCGGCAAATTGCCCGATATGCTGGTGGCATGCGTCGGTGGCGGCTCAAACGCGATCGGCCTCTTTTATCCTTTTATTGACAGCAAGGTGAAGTTGGTCGGGGTAGAGGCTGCTGGTTGCGGCATTAAAAGTCAGAAACATGCCGCCACGCTCACCAAGGGAAAACCGGGTGTCCTGCATGGTTCGTACAGCTACTTGCTGTACGATGCGGATGGACAGATCATCCTGCCACACTCCGTTTCTGCCGGGCTGGATTATCCCGGCGTCGGCCCGGAACACTCCTTTCTCCATGATTCAGGGCGAGTGGAATATCACTCAGCCACAGACAATGAAGCACTCGACGCATTCAAATTGGTTTCTCGTCTGGAAGGAATAATCCCCGCGTTGGAGACCTCGCATGCCCTGGCCTGGCTTATTCGGGAAGGGAAGACGTTTAAACGTAATCAAAATATTGTCGTCTGTCTTTCCGGACGAGGGGATAAGGACTTCCCGATCCTCCAGAATCTTGGAGTCCTCCCATGA
- a CDS encoding tryptophan synthase subunit alpha, translating to MTSRISELLASRDGRKMMVPFLTAGYPNYELSLQLCRAAIESCADMLEIGIPFSDPLADGPQVQLSSQIALENGTTLDTVFKLAQSIRSDSNIPLITMGYYNPIYAMGIPDFLDSAQSAGIDGLIIPDLPPEEATDLRAMAEEKGISTIFLVAPTSSRERVKSIEKACSDFVYAVTVTGVTGSGHSFDNQTDDYLANLRTQLKKPFVAGFGVSSGESASRLCRAADGVVIGSALIREIESHGRSEAGLDPVRKLLKSVRDRLDR from the coding sequence ATGACCAGTCGCATCAGTGAGCTTTTGGCTTCCAGAGATGGTCGCAAGATGATGGTGCCGTTTCTGACTGCTGGCTATCCGAACTACGAGCTATCCCTGCAATTATGCCGTGCGGCAATTGAATCCTGCGCAGATATGCTGGAGATCGGGATCCCATTCTCCGACCCGCTTGCCGATGGCCCACAGGTACAGCTCTCCAGCCAGATTGCGCTGGAAAATGGAACGACCCTGGACACCGTCTTCAAACTTGCCCAGTCTATTCGGTCCGATTCGAATATTCCGCTGATCACCATGGGTTACTACAATCCAATCTATGCGATGGGAATTCCGGACTTCCTCGACTCAGCGCAATCTGCCGGGATCGACGGACTGATCATTCCGGATCTGCCACCTGAGGAAGCCACTGATCTTCGTGCCATGGCAGAAGAAAAAGGTATCTCCACCATCTTTCTTGTGGCGCCGACCTCCTCACGCGAACGAGTAAAATCGATTGAGAAGGCATGTTCAGACTTTGTATACGCGGTCACCGTAACCGGCGTAACTGGATCAGGACACAGCTTCGATAACCAAACCGACGATTACCTGGCCAATCTTCGAACACAGCTCAAGAAGCCGTTTGTCGCCGGGTTTGGCGTCTCCTCGGGCGAGTCGGCTTCACGGCTCTGCCGAGCTGCTGATGGTGTCGTGATCGGTTCCGCGCTGATCAGGGAGATTGAGTCGCACGGTCGCTCGGAGGCCGGTCTGGACCCGGTCCGGAAACTCCTTAAGTCTGTGCGGGATAGGCTTGACCGATAG